In Labilibaculum sp. DW002, the genomic window GTTAGAAACACAACTAGTAGTTCCATAATCCAATACAATTGAATCCAAAACTGAAGTTGATGCATCTCTGTATACTAATGCATCAAGACAATCACTTACATTCACTTTAATTGTATCTTCTTCAAAATTCAAATTATGCATCGCAATACCATTAACTTCCATAGCTAAATCGTTAACGATATTGTGAATTTGTATTGCAATTTGTGCAGGCACAGTAAATACATCCAAAACCTCTGGCTCCGGATCGGATCCGGTAGAACAGGAATTCCCAGATAATAGGACGAGGCTTAAAAATAAACCTGCAAGAATTTTATTCATAACTAAACTATTTTCTTTTGTAATCAATAAATGAATAAGCATATTCATTCTTCTCATCGGGCATACAATCTTCTCTACTTACCGATTCCCATTCTTGAAAATTTACAACTGGAAAAAAAGTATCCCCTTCGAAATCTTTGTGAACTTTTGTATAATAAAGCTTATCGGCCTTAGACAATGCTTCCTTGTAAATTGTACCACCACCAATAATGAAAACCTCTTCTTGATCTGCAGCTTTCTCAATGGCTTCTTCTAGCGAATTAACTACAATACAACCCTCAGCTTTATAATCAGCTTGACGGGTGATAATGATAGATGTACGATTAGGTAGTGGTTTTCCTATTGAATCGAAAGTTTTACGACCCATAATAATATGGTGACCTGTAGTCAAAGCCTTGAATCGTTTTAAGTCGGCAGATAAACG contains:
- a CDS encoding dihydrofolate reductase translates to MKLSIIVAASQNNVIGKDNQLIWRLSADLKRFKALTTGHHIIMGRKTFDSIGKPLPNRTSIIITRQADYKAEGCIVVNSLEEAIEKAADQEEVFIIGGGTIYKEALSKADKLYYTKVHKDFEGDTFFPVVNFQEWESVSREDCMPDEKNEYAYSFIDYKRK